The Apium graveolens cultivar Ventura chromosome 6, ASM990537v1, whole genome shotgun sequence genome contains a region encoding:
- the LOC141667906 gene encoding patatin-like protein 7, giving the protein MAAPLSMLESNYEADKLTYEIFSILENKFLFGHDASQQTLQLEHLKSGKHVTGKVRVLSIDGGGATDGLLAAKSLVHLESHLQQKSNNPNARISHYFDVVAGSGAGGVLAALLFTAGKDGGPMFSAKEALKFMIDNRRKISKSMPEGLFRRFYGSLSSSEKVFGKIFGELSLKDTLKAVLVPCYDVNSGGPFVFSRADALEIDGYDFMIKDVCAATSAGRSFDVKSVDRKTKITAFGGEVAMNNPTVAAITHVLNNKQEFPFCNGVEDLFVVSLGNGEAFTAGVTGNATPLPAALVKIAGDGVADMVDQAVSMAFGECASDYVRIQANGVTGENHRSSKLGKKDLLPRVDEMLRMKSVESVLFKGKKLVDNSNLDKLELFSAKLIKEEERRKTSILPTVVLKQAGSPRTSSATTLSTVSSN; this is encoded by the exons ATGGCAGCACCGCTTTCAATGCTCGAATCCAACTACGAAGCAGACAAGCTCACTTACGAGATCTTCTCCATTCTTGAAAACAAGTTCCTCTTCGGACACGATGCCTCACAACAAACATTGCAACTCGAACACTTAAAATCCGGCAAGCATGTCACCGGTAAAGTAAGAGTTCTTTCCATTGACGGCGGTGGAGCTACTGATGGTTTACTTGCAGCCAAGTCTCTTGTTCATCTAGAATCCCATCTTCAGCAAAAATCTAACAACCCTAATGCCAGGATTTCGCATTATTTCGATGTTGTTGCCGGCTCCGGCGCCGGTGGGGTCCTTGCTGCATTGCTTTTCACCGCCGGAAAAGATGGTGGGCCCATGTTTTCAgcaaaggaggctttaaaattTATGATTGATAATCGCCGGAAAATTTCGAAGTCGATGCCGGAAGGGTTGTTCCGGCGGTTTTATGGGTCGTTGTCGTCGTCGGAGAAAGTGTTTGGGAAGATATTTGGTGAGTTGAGTTTAAAAGACACATTGAAAGCTGTTTTAGTTCCTTGTTACGATGTTAATTCTGGTGGGCCCTTTGTGTTTTCCCGCGCTGATGCGTTGGAAATTGACGGCTATGATTTTATGATCAAGGATGTTTGTGCTGCCACGTCAGCGGGTAGGTCATTTGATGTGAAGTCGGTTGATCGGAAAACCAAGATCACGGCGTTCGGCGGTGAGGTTGCAATGAACAACCCCACCGTAGCGGCGATAACTCACGTGCTTAATAATAAGCAGGAGTTTCCATTTTGTAACGGGGTTGAAGATTTGTTTGTTGTTTCTTTGGGCAATGGTGAAGCTTTTACTGCCGGTGTTACCGGAAATGCAACCCCCTTGCCGGCGGCACTTGTTAAGATAGCCGGAGATGGAGTGGCTGACATG GTTGATCAAGCTGTGTCCATGGCTTTTGGGGAGTGTGCAAGTGATTATGTGCGTATTCAAGCAAACGGCGTAACCGGAGAAAATCATAGAAGCTCGAAACTTGGGAAGAAAGACTTGTTGCCGAGAGTGGATGAGATGTTGAGGATGAAAAGCGTGGAATCAGTACtattcaaaggaaagaaattAGTGGATAATTCGAATTTGGATAAATTAGAATTGTTTTCAGCCAAGTTGATCAAGGAGGAAGAGAGGAGGAAAACTAGTATATTACCAACTGTGGTGCTAAAACAAGCTGGATCGCCTAGAACTTCATCTGCCACAACTTTATCTACAGTTTCTTCTAATTAA
- the LOC141666865 gene encoding photosystem I reaction center subunit III, chloroplastic-like, whose protein sequence is MALSISTNLYKPVSTPKLNSQFTSKPKLATISCSASSQNNNMSTSTEQESSGSSLKAFSAALALSSILLSAPVLPASADIAGLTPCKDSKQFAKREKQQLKKLESSLKLYAPDSAPALAIKATMEKTKRRFDNYGKQGLLCGSDGLPHLIVSGDQRHWGEFITPGILFLYIAGWIGWVGRSYLIAIRDDKKPTQKEIIIDVPLASSLLFRGFSWPVAAYRAYLNGDLIDPSV, encoded by the exons ATGGCTCTCTCAATATCCACAAACTTGTACAAGCCAGTTTCGACACCAAAATTGAACTCTCAGTTCACTTCAAAGCCAAAGCTAGCAACCATTTCATGTTCTGCTTCATCACAGAACAACAATATGTCAACTTCTACAGAGCAGGAGAGTTCAGGATCATCACTCAAAGCATTTTCAGCTGCATTGGCATTGTCTTCAATTCTGCTATCGGCTCCGGTTCTCCCAGCATCCGCAGACATCGCAGGGTTAACCCCATGCAAAGATTCTAAGCAGTTTGCTAAAAGAGAGAAGCAACAACTCAAGAAGCTTGAGTCTTCACTCAAGCTTTATGCACCGGATAGTGCTCCTGCCCTTGCCATCAAGGCCACCATGGAGAAGACTAAGAGAAG GTTTGATAACTATGGAAAGCAAGGTTTGTTGTGTGGATCAGATGGGTTGCCACATTTGATAGTGAGTGGGGATCAAAGGCACTGGGGTGAGTTCATCACTCCAGGGATTCTGTTCTTGTACATTGCTGGATGGATCGGGTGGGTCGGAAGGAGCTACCTGATTGCAATCAGAGATGATAAGAAGCCAACACAAAAGGAGATCATTATCGATGTTCCCTTGGCTTCAAGCCTCCTCTTCAGAGGATTCAGCTGGCCTGTTGCTGCTTACAGAGCTTATCTTAACGGAGACCTCATTGACCCCTCTGTCtga